The following are encoded in a window of Lacinutrix sp. WUR7 genomic DNA:
- a CDS encoding T9SS type B sorting domain-containing protein — protein sequence MKNCFTVLLSLFTCLLFSQNIQVDNNTYTPQQLIEDILINSECISNVVVTNVEGGNFNGTDQSYGYFDASGTTFPISNGLVLSTGRLSNVPGPNTSLSDDNASGWSGDRDLETALSENNTINATILEFDFQSLSNQISFRYLFASEEYQEGDNSTCQYSDLFGFLIRPTTSTNYTNIALVPGTNTPVKVTTVHSGIPGACNPINETFFGGWNDASAPINFNGQTAILTATATITPNVTYHVKLVIADEQNYRYDSAVFLEAGSFTSDIDLGLDRLFATRNPLCENETLDLDATQTGATGYTWFKNSLPIAGETSPTYTVLDAGTYSVTITYPTTCVTSGEITVEYATNPIINDATLIACDLNQDGITTYNLFDAQQDMVTDSRDTITNFYLFEIDAEDEIDEIPNAAAFENTMVLQTVFARVENDFGCYAVAELLLDISNNVVTIPPFSACDNFLVDGFTEFDLNQLRSQIETQVPAGSSITFYPTEADLQAEINSINGNYTNIIQDTETIYVRITNGSSCFAISTVMLSMKYTPILLEDETTNYCLNNYPNTIPLEAGLLIGAPGDFTYQWLFNNNTITFTTETININETGTYTVIVTHPDGCSATRDIIVEPKDTAFVESVSVSGVAPNNTINLTVSGFGDYEFALDDSNGIYQDSNIFTNISAGEHIAYIRDKNGCGTTKEVIYVLGFPTYFTPNGDYYNETWMPLGVDLDFKATMIIQIFDRYGKLLKQVSPQSQGFNGTFNGENLPSSDYWFVVSFSNGKTYRGHFALVR from the coding sequence ATGAAGAATTGCTTTACGGTTTTATTATCACTTTTTACTTGTTTGCTATTTTCACAAAACATACAAGTAGATAACAATACCTATACCCCACAACAACTTATTGAAGACATTTTAATTAATAGCGAATGTATTAGTAATGTTGTTGTTACTAATGTAGAAGGTGGCAATTTTAATGGAACAGACCAAAGTTATGGTTATTTTGATGCTTCAGGAACAACCTTTCCCATAAGCAATGGACTGGTTTTAAGTACCGGAAGATTATCTAACGTTCCAGGACCAAATACGAGCTTAAGTGATGATAATGCTTCTGGATGGTCTGGCGATAGAGATTTAGAAACTGCTTTAAGCGAGAACAATACTATAAACGCAACCATTTTAGAATTCGATTTTCAATCGCTTAGTAACCAAATAAGTTTTCGTTATTTATTCGCTTCCGAAGAATACCAAGAAGGAGATAATAGTACCTGTCAGTATTCCGATTTGTTTGGCTTTTTAATTCGTCCAACAACCTCTACAAACTATACCAATATAGCGTTAGTCCCAGGAACCAATACGCCTGTAAAAGTAACCACTGTGCATTCTGGTATCCCAGGTGCTTGCAACCCAATTAATGAAACTTTTTTTGGAGGTTGGAACGATGCTTCTGCTCCTATAAATTTTAACGGACAAACAGCCATACTTACAGCCACAGCAACCATTACCCCTAATGTAACTTATCATGTTAAACTAGTAATTGCAGATGAGCAAAACTATAGGTATGATTCCGCAGTTTTTTTAGAAGCGGGAAGTTTTACATCCGATATTGATCTTGGTTTAGATAGACTTTTTGCTACAAGAAATCCTTTATGTGAAAACGAAACTTTAGATTTAGATGCTACACAAACTGGAGCTACAGGGTATACTTGGTTTAAAAACAGCTTACCAATTGCAGGAGAGACCAGTCCCACTTATACCGTTCTAGATGCTGGTACCTATAGCGTTACCATTACCTATCCTACTACCTGCGTAACCTCTGGAGAAATTACAGTAGAATACGCAACAAACCCTATTATTAACGACGCTACATTAATTGCTTGTGATTTAAACCAAGACGGAATCACAACCTACAACCTATTCGATGCGCAACAAGATATGGTCACCGATAGCAGAGATACTATCACTAATTTTTATCTCTTTGAAATAGATGCAGAAGACGAAATAGATGAAATTCCTAATGCAGCAGCTTTCGAAAACACTATGGTTTTACAAACCGTTTTTGCTCGTGTAGAAAATGATTTTGGTTGTTACGCTGTCGCGGAATTGCTTTTAGATATTTCAAACAATGTGGTTACTATTCCACCATTTTCAGCATGTGATAATTTCCTTGTAGATGGTTTTACCGAATTTGATTTAAACCAACTACGCTCTCAAATTGAAACACAAGTTCCTGCAGGATCTAGCATTACTTTTTATCCTACGGAAGCAGATTTACAAGCGGAAATAAATAGTATCAACGGAAACTACACCAACATCATCCAAGATACAGAAACCATTTATGTCCGTATCACCAACGGAAGCAGTTGTTTTGCTATTAGCACAGTAATGCTATCGATGAAATACACTCCTATCCTTTTAGAAGATGAAACCACAAACTACTGTTTAAATAATTACCCAAACACCATCCCATTAGAAGCCGGACTGTTAATTGGTGCTCCTGGAGATTTCACTTACCAATGGCTATTCAATAACAACACTATAACATTTACAACCGAAACCATAAACATTAATGAAACTGGAACATATACGGTAATAGTAACACATCCAGATGGTTGTTCTGCAACTAGAGATATTATTGTCGAACCTAAAGATACAGCCTTTGTAGAATCTGTTTCGGTATCTGGCGTGGCGCCAAACAATACCATTAATCTTACTGTTTCCGGATTTGGAGATTATGAATTTGCATTAGACGATAGTAATGGAATATACCAAGACAGCAATATATTCACTAATATTTCCGCAGGAGAACATATCGCATACATACGAGATAAAAATGGTTGTGGTACAACTAAAGAAGTTATTTACGTTTTAGGTTTCCCTACGTATTTCACACCAAATGGAGATTATTACAATGAAACTTGGATGCCATTAGGTGTCGATTTAGATTTTAAAGCAACCATGATTATTCAAATTTTTGATAGGTATGGTAAACTTTTAAAACAAGTAAGTCCACAAAGTCAAGGTTTTAATGGTACATTTAACGGCGAAAATTTACCGTCGTCAGATTATTGGTTTGTAGTTAGTTTTTCTAACGGAAAAACCTACCGAGGACATTTTGCTTTAGTACGCTAA
- a CDS encoding T9SS type B sorting domain-containing protein, whose translation MQDSFSQQISIDNSQTPQQLIENSLIQGCVEVSNIVSNVNGSVNGLTSYGYFEKGTSNFPFENGILLSTGNATSAGNSTNANNMHDGESSWATDPDIETALGISNTLNATSIEFNFISVTNQIQFNYILASEEYYATYPCEYSDGFAFLLREVGTTTYTNIAVLPGTNIPVNTSTVHDEIVGHCAAENEMYFNGYNIGDTNFNGRTTVLSATASIIPNVQYQIKLVIADQDDQNYDSAVFIEGNSFNATVDLGADITTCADSVTIDADTDNSLATYEWFLNGTLIPNETPPHIKTVTQSGLYQVVVTMPIGDSVCEITDEILVTLSSEQSAGNIADYEICDDLSNDEEETFNLSTMHGQVLASVPPSNYNISYYTLSTDAHSGNNPITTPIVNASNPQIIHVRIEDTDNGCLAFTTFNLVVNPLPIITDPTQLDVCDDATSDGFTTIDFSDKNDEITGGNTAYTVNYHYSQTDADNVVNIIPLPYTNINTTEQLFVSVVDASTGCVSTTTLVINVLENPDINTDAQQINACEPDDDGLASFDLSTIIPDVLEGLTDVTVTFHVTYADAQTGDNPITNYQNFNNTIPNTQIVFIRVVSNATGCASISTVELHANLLQSGTAIRDFSKCDDASNDGIVEFNLDAVGNIIANNVEDATVTFYETENDQTADQNEIDKSVPYTVTENPHTLYVTIETPECIYFSNINLIIDPATIIQPLDTVDYCDTDDDGYTSISLEDFNDYVSIGIANAAVKYFLTEENADNNENALPPFYTNTTNPQIVYTRVRNTVTGCYDVAELEIQVIPAPTVMQPIDIVICDDDYDASYIVNLEDKIGEIVSNTSDLTITFHTSENNANANTGAITNTTAYNANTQTIYTRVESNITTCFALVVFEIIVNTQPLFTTITNFRHCETDGDQTGDFIFNEKDVEILNGQPGKQVLYFENAQDAIDRTATSIIDKNDIYQNTANPQRIYIRVENISDHDCFDTSSFLIEVGLIPEYTAPLDFIVCDDIANDGKETFDFSEKVAEMSASSTEDLTITFYTSFDDAENEENSLPLEYENTENPQQIYARIDNGTYCHGISEFGLNIIQVPNVSPTGPLQKCDTNTDGFINFDLTNVEVDVLGVRQDDIAITYHPSFNDAEAHTNIINNPSNYTNTSNPQTAYIKITSTVSNCYVAVPIELIVDVPPSINTVSIFETCDNVDKTYNLSDTIDFLIDDVTNIAVTFYSNLTDAQNAQNPSNDAYIYATNNDTIYVRAENTNSHCYSTSSFNLHVNSSPITNTLTDLQTCDDDYDQIQLFNLEVQTAIVLGSQNPNDYTVSYFELEEEAMDNDNEITDLNYYAFNGQTFYIRIENKNTLCYSITSFNTIVERKPVVEIEDQTICLESLPLIVSANTGFSSDAYSWSTGATTSEIEITEIGSYSVTVTTDFGCPTSATFNVIESEQATIEFTEQVDFSDPNNITVTISGIGDYFYILDNGPAQESNFFNNVTLGPHIITVLDANGCASATKEIVIIDTPLFMTPNNDGYNDTWHITGVNQLTGTIVYIFDRYGKLLKTLSHTSPGWDGTYRGQKMPASDYWFLAEVIQDGKKFELKGNFTLKR comes from the coding sequence ATGCAGGATTCATTCTCGCAACAAATTTCCATAGATAATTCACAAACACCACAACAACTTATTGAAAATAGTTTAATTCAAGGTTGTGTTGAAGTTTCCAATATAGTTTCTAACGTAAACGGAAGTGTAAATGGATTAACTAGTTATGGTTATTTTGAAAAAGGTACTTCCAATTTTCCTTTTGAAAATGGAATTCTATTATCTACAGGAAATGCTACTTCTGCTGGTAATTCCACAAATGCAAATAACATGCATGATGGGGAAAGCTCTTGGGCTACCGATCCAGATATAGAAACTGCTCTTGGTATTTCGAATACCTTAAATGCAACATCTATTGAATTCAATTTTATTTCAGTTACCAATCAAATTCAGTTTAATTATATTTTAGCTTCCGAAGAATATTACGCAACCTATCCTTGTGAATACTCAGATGGTTTTGCTTTCCTTTTAAGAGAAGTTGGTACAACTACTTATACTAACATTGCTGTTCTACCGGGAACTAACATTCCTGTAAACACAAGTACCGTACACGATGAAATTGTTGGTCATTGTGCTGCAGAAAACGAAATGTACTTTAATGGCTATAATATTGGAGATACAAACTTTAACGGACGAACAACCGTACTTTCTGCTACAGCAAGCATTATTCCTAATGTACAATACCAAATTAAATTAGTTATTGCAGATCAAGATGACCAGAATTATGATTCTGCTGTTTTTATTGAAGGAAATAGTTTTAATGCAACCGTAGATTTAGGAGCAGATATTACAACTTGTGCCGATTCGGTTACCATAGATGCCGACACGGATAACTCTTTAGCAACATACGAATGGTTTTTAAATGGCACGTTAATTCCTAACGAAACACCTCCACATATAAAAACCGTGACACAATCTGGTTTATACCAAGTGGTCGTTACTATGCCTATTGGAGACAGCGTTTGTGAGATAACAGATGAAATTCTTGTTACATTAAGCTCAGAGCAATCTGCTGGAAATATTGCAGATTATGAAATTTGTGATGACCTTAGTAATGATGAAGAAGAAACCTTTAATCTTTCTACAATGCATGGACAAGTCTTGGCTTCGGTACCTCCATCAAATTACAATATTAGTTATTATACCTTGAGTACAGATGCACACAGTGGAAACAATCCAATAACTACTCCTATAGTAAACGCTAGTAATCCGCAAATAATTCATGTAAGAATTGAAGATACAGATAATGGTTGTTTAGCATTTACTACATTTAATCTAGTAGTAAATCCTTTACCTATAATTACAGACCCAACACAATTAGATGTTTGTGATGATGCAACTTCAGATGGTTTTACAACCATAGACTTCTCGGATAAAAATGATGAAATTACTGGAGGAAACACCGCATACACAGTAAACTATCATTACTCGCAAACCGATGCAGACAATGTAGTAAATATAATTCCTTTACCGTATACAAATATCAATACAACAGAACAACTTTTTGTCAGTGTTGTAGATGCTTCTACCGGTTGCGTGAGTACAACAACCCTGGTAATTAATGTTTTAGAAAACCCAGATATTAACACAGATGCACAGCAAATTAACGCATGTGAGCCAGATGATGATGGTTTAGCTTCTTTTGATTTATCCACCATAATTCCAGATGTATTAGAAGGCTTAACAGATGTTACCGTTACATTTCATGTAACGTATGCTGATGCACAAACTGGAGATAACCCAATTACAAATTATCAAAATTTTAATAATACAATACCAAATACACAAATTGTATTTATTAGAGTAGTAAGTAACGCTACCGGTTGTGCTTCTATATCTACAGTAGAACTACATGCAAACTTATTACAATCTGGAACTGCCATTAGAGATTTTAGCAAATGTGACGATGCTTCTAATGATGGTATTGTTGAATTCAATTTAGATGCTGTTGGCAATATAATTGCAAATAATGTAGAAGATGCTACTGTTACTTTTTATGAAACAGAAAACGACCAAACCGCTGATCAAAATGAAATTGACAAGTCGGTACCTTACACAGTAACAGAGAATCCGCATACTTTATATGTTACCATTGAAACACCTGAATGTATTTATTTTTCAAACATTAATCTAATTATTGATCCAGCAACCATTATTCAACCATTAGATACGGTAGATTATTGCGATACAGATGATGATGGTTATACCTCTATTTCTCTAGAAGATTTTAACGATTATGTAAGTATTGGAATCGCAAATGCTGCTGTAAAATATTTTTTAACTGAAGAAAATGCCGATAATAATGAAAACGCATTACCTCCTTTTTACACAAACACAACAAATCCGCAAATAGTATATACACGAGTTAGAAATACTGTCACTGGCTGTTATGATGTTGCCGAGTTAGAAATACAAGTGATTCCCGCTCCTACGGTTATGCAACCAATTGATATTGTTATTTGTGATGACGATTATGATGCTTCGTATATTGTAAATCTAGAAGATAAAATTGGAGAAATAGTAAGCAATACTTCCGATTTAACGATCACTTTTCACACTTCCGAAAATAATGCAAATGCAAATACAGGTGCTATTACTAACACGACTGCATACAATGCTAATACGCAAACCATTTATACACGAGTAGAAAGTAACATCACCACTTGTTTCGCTCTTGTTGTTTTTGAAATAATAGTAAACACACAACCTCTTTTTACTACAATTACTAATTTTAGACATTGTGAAACAGATGGAGATCAAACAGGAGATTTTATTTTTAATGAAAAAGATGTTGAAATCTTAAATGGACAACCTGGTAAACAGGTTTTATATTTTGAAAACGCACAAGATGCAATAGACAGAACAGCAACAAGCATTATAGATAAAAACGATATATATCAAAATACAGCCAATCCGCAAAGAATATATATAAGAGTAGAAAATATTTCGGATCATGATTGTTTTGACACCTCTTCTTTTTTAATTGAAGTAGGATTAATTCCAGAATACACAGCACCTTTAGATTTTATAGTTTGTGATGATATTGCAAATGATGGAAAAGAGACTTTTGATTTTTCTGAAAAGGTCGCGGAAATGTCTGCTTCAAGCACAGAAGATTTAACCATTACATTTTATACTTCTTTTGACGATGCTGAAAATGAAGAAAACAGCCTTCCGCTAGAATACGAAAACACAGAAAACCCACAACAAATCTATGCTAGAATAGATAACGGAACGTATTGTCATGGTATTTCAGAATTCGGATTAAACATTATACAAGTACCAAATGTGAGCCCTACAGGTCCTTTACAAAAATGTGATACAAATACCGACGGATTTATAAATTTCGATTTAACAAACGTGGAAGTAGATGTTTTAGGTGTTAGACAAGATGATATTGCAATAACCTACCATCCTTCTTTTAACGATGCAGAAGCACATACCAATATAATTAACAACCCAAGTAATTATACCAATACTAGCAATCCGCAAACAGCATATATTAAAATTACTAGTACGGTTTCTAACTGCTATGTTGCTGTGCCAATAGAATTAATTGTAGACGTTCCTCCTAGTATTAATACTGTTTCCATTTTTGAAACATGTGATAATGTTGACAAAACCTATAACCTTTCCGATACCATAGATTTTTTAATAGACGATGTAACCAATATTGCTGTTACTTTTTATAGCAATCTTACTGATGCACAAAATGCACAAAATCCGTCAAACGATGCGTATATCTATGCTACAAATAATGACACTATTTATGTAAGAGCAGAAAACACAAATTCACATTGTTATTCTACTTCGTCTTTCAATTTGCATGTAAATAGTAGTCCGATTACAAATACGTTAACCGACTTACAAACTTGTGATGATGATTATGACCAAATACAACTCTTTAATTTAGAGGTACAAACAGCCATCGTTTTAGGAAGTCAAAATCCAAATGATTATACAGTTTCTTACTTTGAATTAGAAGAAGAAGCTATGGACAACGATAACGAAATTACCGATTTAAATTACTACGCTTTTAACGGACAAACCTTTTACATTCGTATTGAAAACAAAAACACTTTATGTTATAGCATCACTAGTTTTAATACTATTGTAGAGAGAAAACCGGTTGTAGAAATTGAAGATCAAACAATATGTTTAGAAAGTCTTCCGCTTATTGTTAGTGCGAATACAGGTTTTAGTAGTGATGCGTATTCTTGGTCTACGGGTGCTACAACTTCAGAAATTGAAATAACAGAAATTGGAAGTTATTCAGTAACCGTTACTACAGATTTTGGTTGTCCAACTTCTGCAACTTTTAATGTGATAGAGTCAGAACAAGCAACTATTGAGTTTACCGAACAAGTAGATTTTTCAGACCCAAATAATATTACTGTAACCATTAGTGGTATTGGTGATTACTTCTACATTCTAGATAATGGTCCGGCACAAGAATCTAACTTTTTTAATAATGTAACACTTGGGCCGCATATTATTACTGTTTTAGATGCTAATGGCTGTGCTTCTGCTACTAAAGAAATTGTAATTATTGACACACCACTTTTCATGACACCAAATAACGATGGTTATAATGACACTTGGCATATTACAGGCGTTAACCAACTTACAGGAACCATTGTATATATTTTTGATAGATATGGAAAACTATTAAAAACATTGTCGCACACTTCTCCTGGTTGGGACGGAACGTACAGAGGACAAAAAATGCCAGCTAGTGATTATTGGTTTCTTGCCGAAGTAATTCAAGATGGAAAGAAATTTGAATTAAAAGGTAATTTTACACTTAAACGATAA
- a CDS encoding gliding motility-associated C-terminal domain-containing protein — protein MKTRCTLLFILLFVKSLFLVHAQEITLFQQFNGHYDYLAIGNTLNPEENNQSTFCQILPASQAFLQMPANTTIKAAFLFWAGSGEGDFEVSLNNIPITAENVYNVNFEDDNFGTLPYFSCATNITNLITTQGNTSYELTNLDISETLSSNPGYCVNRTNFAGWSIYIIYQDNALPLNQINLFLGLDIINRNVQEKTILLDNLNVLDTQGAKIGFLAWEGDNALNLGETLSINNTIISNPPLNLANNAFNGTNTFTNSANFYNADLDVYSIQNNIATGDTSATIKLTTQADLIILNNIITVLNSQLPDATIAVNQYSIPCYSKTIDLDYTVYNINSTATLQEQTPIAFYANNQLIAQSTTENEIAIDGFENGNISLTIPENIPDAFILTIVVDDIGNGNGMVLELNETNNITTENIQLIPLPEIIELENMLSCDLGFNTAYFNLTNQLELIQYEDINTIRFYEEFEDLVNNENNILNPENYSSIASPQIIYIKDAAEECYTIYQFNLITENCPPIIPEGFSPNNDNVNDWFNIQGLYDIFERHELQIYNRYGTLIFVGDNSKRWEGTANRGLNNQNKLLPVGTYFYVLNLNDSNYKIMTGWVYLNR, from the coding sequence ATGAAAACGCGTTGTACCTTATTATTTATCTTGCTATTTGTCAAAAGCCTTTTTCTGGTTCATGCACAAGAGATAACCCTGTTTCAGCAATTTAATGGGCATTACGACTATTTAGCTATTGGTAACACGTTAAATCCTGAAGAAAATAACCAAAGTACTTTTTGTCAAATCCTTCCAGCTTCACAAGCATTTTTACAAATGCCAGCAAACACAACCATTAAGGCAGCTTTCTTGTTTTGGGCTGGATCTGGAGAAGGAGATTTTGAAGTGTCCCTAAACAACATTCCTATTACCGCCGAAAACGTGTACAACGTTAATTTTGAAGACGATAACTTTGGTACATTACCCTATTTTTCTTGCGCTACTAATATTACAAATCTAATAACAACTCAGGGTAACACGAGTTATGAATTAACGAATTTAGATATTTCAGAGACACTATCAAGCAATCCTGGATACTGTGTGAATAGAACCAATTTTGCAGGATGGAGTATCTACATTATATACCAAGATAATGCACTTCCATTAAATCAAATAAACTTGTTTTTAGGATTAGATATTATTAACCGAAACGTACAAGAAAAAACCATCCTTTTAGATAACCTGAACGTTTTAGACACCCAAGGTGCAAAAATTGGTTTTCTCGCTTGGGAAGGAGACAATGCCTTAAATCTTGGAGAAACCTTATCTATTAATAATACCATAATTTCTAATCCGCCATTAAATTTAGCGAACAATGCTTTTAATGGCACCAATACCTTTACGAATTCGGCTAACTTTTATAATGCCGATTTAGACGTATATTCCATTCAAAATAATATTGCTACTGGAGACACCTCAGCAACCATAAAGTTAACTACACAAGCAGATTTAATTATTTTAAATAACATCATTACCGTTTTAAACAGTCAACTACCAGATGCTACAATAGCTGTTAACCAATATTCTATTCCTTGCTATAGCAAAACTATAGACCTAGATTATACCGTCTATAATATAAACAGTACCGCAACATTACAAGAACAAACTCCAATTGCGTTTTATGCAAACAATCAACTTATTGCACAAAGCACCACGGAAAATGAAATTGCTATAGATGGTTTTGAAAACGGAAATATTTCACTCACCATACCAGAGAACATTCCTGATGCTTTTATATTAACTATTGTTGTGGATGATATAGGAAATGGTAACGGGATGGTTTTAGAGTTAAACGAAACCAATAATATAACCACAGAAAACATACAACTTATTCCGCTACCAGAAATTATAGAATTGGAAAACATGTTAAGTTGTGACCTTGGTTTTAATACGGCATATTTTAATCTCACCAACCAATTAGAATTAATCCAATATGAAGATATAAATACGATTCGTTTTTATGAAGAATTTGAAGACCTAGTAAATAACGAAAATAATATTCTTAATCCAGAAAACTATTCAAGCATTGCAAGTCCTCAAATTATTTATATTAAGGATGCTGCTGAAGAATGTTATACCATTTATCAATTTAATCTAATAACTGAGAACTGTCCTCCTATTATTCCGGAAGGATTTTCACCCAACAACGACAATGTAAATGATTGGTTTAATATTCAAGGTTTGTATGATATTTTTGAACGACATGAACTGCAAATATATAATAGATATGGCACACTAATATTTGTTGGAGACAACTCTAAACGATGGGAAGGAACAGCCAATCGCGGATTAAATAATCAAAATAAATTACTTCCTGTTGGTACTTATTTTTACGTACTGAACTTAAACGATAGCAACTATAAAATCATGACAGGATGGGTTTATTTGAATAGATAG